In Gossypium raimondii isolate GPD5lz chromosome 12, ASM2569854v1, whole genome shotgun sequence, a single window of DNA contains:
- the LOC105763495 gene encoding leucine-rich repeat receptor-like serine/threonine-protein kinase BAM1, producing the protein MSWLLCLLLFLLLHISHCSAARTVSEFQALLAVKSSITDDPQSYLSNWNATTPLCSFTGVTCDYTGRHVTSLNLSYFNLSGTLSPSFSHLQFLQNFSLAANQLYGPIPTELAALSALRYLNLSNNVFNGSFPTQLSQLKNLQVLDLYNNNMTGELPISVTDLPNLRHLHLGGNFFTGQIPASYGRWEHLEYLAVSGNELGGRIPPEIGNLKKLKELYIGYYNSFEGGLPPEIGNLSELVRFDAANCMLSGEIPPEIGKLQKLDTLFLQVNALSGSLTPELGTLESLKSMDLSNNMLAGEIPESFADLKNLTLLNLFRNKLHGQIPEFIGELPELEVLQLWENNFTGNIPQTLGSNRKLQLLDLSSNKLTGILPPDMCSGNTLHTLITLGNFLFGSIPESLGKCESLSRIRMGENFLNGSIPKGLFGLPKLTQVELQDNYLTGEFPVTDSSISLNLGQISLSNNRLSGPLPATVGNFSGVQKLLLDGNKFSGPIPAEIGNLQQLSKMDFSHNKFSGPVAPGISKCKLLTFVDLSRNELSGEIPTEITGMRILNYLNLSRNHLIGSIPSSISTMQSLTSVDFSYNNLSGLVPSTGQFSYFNYTSFLGNPQLCGPYLGPCKDWVTNGTHQSHVKGGLSASLKLLLVIGLLVCSILFAVAAIIKARSLKKASDSRAWKLTAFQRLDFTCDDVLDCLKEGNIIGKGGAGIVYKGIVPNGNQVAVKRLPAMSLGSSHDHGFNAEIQTLGKIRHRHIVRLLGFCSNHETNLLVYEYMPNGSLGEVLHGKKGGHLHWDTRYKIAVEAAKGLCYLHHDCSPLIVHRDVKSNNILLDSDFEAHVADFGLAKFLQDSGTSECMSAIAGSYGYIAPEYAYTLKVDEKSDVYSFGVVLLELVSGRKPVGEFGDGVDIVQWVRKMTNSKKEGVLKILDPRLPSVPLHEVMHVFYVAMLCVEEQAVERPTMREVVQILTELPKASDSKQRDPTVTESSHSPTSTLESPNNATTKDPMPQSPTPDLLSI; encoded by the exons atGAGCTGGCTCCTCTGCCTACTACTGTTTCTTCTCCTCCACATTTCCCACTGCTCTGCCGCACGAACCGTGTCGGAGTTTCAGGCGCTTTTGGCTGTTAAATCCTCCATTACCGACGACCCTCAATCATATCTCTCCAATTGGAATGCAACCACTCCGCTTTGCTCATTTACTGGCGTCACCTGCGACTACACCGGTCGTCACGTGACATCCCTCAACTTAAGTTACTTCAACCTCTCCGGAACTCTTTCTCCTTCGTTTTCCCACCTCCAATTCCTCCAAAACTTTTCCCTCGCTGCCAACCAACTTTACGGTCCGATTCCGACGGAACTTGCGGCCCTCTCCGCTCTCCGTTACCTCAACCTTTCCAACAATGTTTTCAACGGTTCTTTCCCCACCCAACTTTCCCAACTCAAAAATCTCCAAGTCCTCGATTTGTACAACAACAACATGACGGGAGAGTTGCCGATTTCCGTCACCGACCTTCCTAACTTACGCCACTTGCATTTGGGAGGGAACTTTTTCACTGGTCAGATCCCGGCAAGTTACGGTCGTTGGGAGCATCTTGAGTATTTGGCCGTTTCAGGTAACGAACTCGGCGGTAGAATCCCACCGGAAATCGGTAACTTGAAAAAGCTGAAGGAGTTGTACATTGGTTATTACAATAGTTTTGAAGGTGGTTTGCCACCCGAGATCGGGAACTTGTCGGAACTCGTCCGTTTCGACGCTGCGAACTGCATGCTATCAGGCGAAATACCACCGGAAATCGGCAAGTTGCAGAAGCTTGATACATTGTTTCTCCAAGTCAATGCACTCTCTGGTTCATTAACTCCCGAGCTGGGAACCTTGGAAAGCTTGAAATCCATGGATTTATCGAACAATATGCTAGCCGGAGAGATTCCAGAGAGTTTCGCGGACCTCAAAAACTTGACTCTTCTTAATCTTTTCAGAAACAAGCTTCACGGGCAGATTCCTGAGTTCATAGGTGAGTTGCCCGAGTTGGAGGTTCTACAATTATGGGAAAATAACTTCACCGGAAATATTCCTCAGACGTTGGGAAGTAATAGAAAGCTTCAGCTTCTCGACCTTTCGTCGAATAAGTTAACGGGGATTTTGCCGCCGGATATGTGTTCCGGCAACACGTTGCATACGTTGATTACTTTGGGGAATTTCTTGTTCGGTTCAATTCCAGAATCGTTGGGGAAATGTGAATCGCTCAGTCGGATTCGAATGGGGGAAAATTTTCTCAACGGATCAATCCCAAAAGGCCTTTTCGGGTTACCTAAGCTTACTCAAGTTGAGCTGCAAGATAACTATTTAACTGGGGAGTTTCCAGTTACTGATTCTTCCATTTCACTGAACCTTGGGCAAATTAGTTTATCAAACAATCGCCTTTCGGGGCCTTTACCAGCAACTGTCGGTAACTTCTCAGGCGTTCAGAAGCTGCTTCTTGATGGGAATAAGTTTTCAGGACCAATCCCAGCTGAGATTGGCAACTTGCAACAACTTTCAAAGATGGATTTTAGCCATAACAAGTTTTCAGGCCCTGTTGCTCCGGGAATTAGTAAATGCAAGCTGTTAACCTTTGTTGATCTTAGTCGAAACGAGCTTTCGGGTGAGATTCCTACTGAGATCACAGGTATGAGGATATTAAACTACCTGAATCTGTCAAGAAATCATCTTATTGGTAGCATTCCTTCATCAATATCTACCATGCAAAGTTTAACTTCAGTTGATTTCTCGTATAACAATCTTTCGGGTTTGGTTCCGAGCACCGGTCAGTTTAGCTACTTCAACTACACCTCATTTTTGGGGAACCCTCAACTTTGTGGCCCTTATTTAGGGCCTTGCAAAGATTGGGTTACTAATGGAACTCATCAAAGTCATGTTAAAGGTGGACTCTCTGCTTCTTTGAAGCTTTTGCTTGTCATTGGGTTGCTTGTCTGCTCGATCTTGTTTGCAGTCGCGGCTATAATCAAGGCAAGATCCTTGAAAAAGGCGAGTGATTCTCGGGCTTGGAAGTTAACTGCTTTCCAGCGCTTGGATTTTACTTGTGATGATGTTTTGGATTGTCTGAAGGAGGGTAATATAATCGGCAAAGGAGGTGCCGGGATTGTTTACAAGGGAATTGTGCCTAATGGCAATCAGGTTGCAGTTAAAAGGTTACCAGCAATGAGCCTAGGGTCTTCTCATGATCATGGATTCAATGCTGAGATACAAACGTTGGGCAAGATTAGGCACAGGCACATTGTGAGATTGTTGGGTTTTTGCTCAAATCATGAGACAAATCTTTTGGTTTATGAGTATATGCCCAATGGTAGTTTGGGAGAGGTTCTTCATGGGAAGAAAGGGGGTCATTTGCACTGGGATACCAGATATAAGATTGCAGTTGAAGCTGCTAAGGGGCTTTGCTACCTTCATCATGATTGTTCCCCTTTGATAGTCCATCGAGATGTGAAATCGAACAACATCCTCCTGGACTCGGATTTTGAAGCACATGTTGCTGATTTTGGCCTTGCCAAATTTCTGCAAGATTCCGGCACTTCTGAATGCATGTCTGCTATAGCTGGTTCATATGGATACATCGCTCCAG AGTATGCCTACACGCTTAAGGTGGATGAGAAGAGTGATGTGTATAGCTTTGGTGTAGTCCTCTTAGAACTTGTTAGTGGCAGAAAACCAGTAGGTGAATTTGGTGATGGTGTGGACATTGTTCAATGGGTCCGAAAAATGACGAATTCAAAGAAAGAAGGAGTTCTGAAAATCCTCGACCCAAGACTCCCGTCAGTACCCCTCCACGAAGTAATGCATGTATTCTATGTAGCAATGCTGTGTGTTGAAGAACAGGCTGTGGAGAGGCCAACAATGAGGGAAGTTGTTCAAATTCTAACAGAACTCCCGAAAGCATCAGACTCAAAGCAACGAGACCCCACAGTAACAGAGTCCTCACATTCACCAACCTCAACTTTAGAGTCTCCTAATAATGCCACAACAAAGGACCCAATGCCTCAATCACCAACGCCCGATCTTCTTAGCATTTAA